In a genomic window of uncultured Sphaerochaeta sp.:
- the tnpB gene encoding IS66 family insertion sequence element accessory protein TnpB (TnpB, as the term is used for proteins encoded by IS66 family insertion elements, is considered an accessory protein, since TnpC, encoded by a neighboring gene, is a DDE family transposase.), whose product MEIRFEDYDFYVKPGATDMRKCSPSLALIVQYEMKLEPFAKAVFLFCGGTKRTIKAIVWDRNGWIEIIKRLECGSSFKWPNTEEEALQIEISDLLLLLKGYDVFRRFPVLSPRYVG is encoded by the coding sequence ATGGAAATACGGTTTGAGGATTATGATTTCTACGTCAAACCCGGGGCAACCGATATGCGCAAATGCTCGCCTTCGCTGGCACTCATCGTGCAATATGAGATGAAGCTTGAGCCTTTTGCAAAAGCGGTATTCCTGTTCTGCGGCGGAACCAAGCGAACAATCAAAGCGATCGTCTGGGACCGAAACGGCTGGATTGAGATCATAAAGCGTCTCGAATGCGGCTCGTCTTTCAAATGGCCCAACACGGAAGAAGAAGCTTTGCAGATTGAAATCTCCGACCTTCTGTTGTTGCTCAAAGGCTATGATGTCTTCAGGAGGTTCCCGGTTCTCAGCCCGAGGTATGTAGGCTAA
- a CDS encoding GNAT family N-acetyltransferase, with protein sequence MFEVFNQTHSETDFLLSYPDENSYDPQQEEAFLQKVADSTHEIELLAVVDERIVGLAGMHAVGRKYKVAHRAELGISILKDYWNLGIGRGLIAACIECAQSAGYTQLELTVVADNKRAVSLYRRTGFIEFGRNPKGYNSRFVGYQETVYMRLEL encoded by the coding sequence GTGTTTGAGGTTTTCAACCAAACACATAGTGAGACGGATTTTTTGCTTTCATACCCTGATGAGAACAGCTACGATCCGCAGCAGGAAGAGGCTTTCTTGCAGAAAGTCGCAGACAGTACACATGAAATTGAACTTCTTGCAGTTGTGGATGAACGTATTGTAGGTCTGGCAGGCATGCATGCTGTTGGAAGAAAATACAAAGTAGCACATCGGGCGGAATTGGGTATAAGCATTCTCAAGGATTATTGGAATCTCGGGATTGGGAGAGGGCTGATCGCTGCTTGTATCGAATGTGCACAAAGTGCTGGATATACACAACTTGAATTGACTGTGGTAGCTGATAATAAAAGAGCGGTATCACTCTACAGAAGAACTGGTTTTATTGAGTTCGGAAGAAACCCAAAAGGGTACAATTCCCGTTTTGTGGGGTATCAGGAAACCGTGTACATGCGATTGGAACTGTAA
- a CDS encoding GNAT family N-acetyltransferase, whose translation MKQPYLIRPLLTEEQGQLRLFLLNAIYQKPGSPPLDPSLAELPMLSQYWKDFSRPGDHCLVAERDGRLVGAVWTRLLPQGYGHVADDTPELSISVLDGYRGQGLGTLLIRAMLQTLSGFGYRNVSLSVQKENPACALYTRLGFALVREDGEDLIMMQAL comes from the coding sequence ATGAAACAACCGTATCTCATCAGGCCCCTTCTTACAGAGGAGCAAGGACAACTCAGATTGTTCCTGTTGAATGCAATCTACCAGAAACCGGGTAGTCCTCCCCTCGATCCTTCCCTTGCAGAGTTGCCGATGCTCAGCCAGTATTGGAAAGACTTTTCCCGTCCCGGGGATCACTGCCTGGTTGCAGAACGGGACGGCCGCTTGGTAGGTGCCGTATGGACAAGGCTGCTTCCCCAAGGCTATGGCCATGTAGCTGATGATACTCCCGAGCTATCCATCTCGGTGTTGGATGGGTATCGTGGCCAAGGGCTGGGGACCCTCTTGATAAGAGCAATGCTGCAAACTCTTTCGGGATTTGGCTATCGGAATGTTTCGCTTTCGGTGCAGAAAGAGAATCCTGCCTGTGCTCTCTATACGCGGCTTGGCTTTGCCTTGGTACGCGAAGATGGGGAAGATCTGATCATGATGCAGGCCCTGTAG
- a CDS encoding GNAT family N-acetyltransferase yields MVLETERLVLRPWQESDAESLFEYAKDSAIGPIAGWPAHTDVEQSRFVIKHVLSAPQAYAVCLKTDGKAIGAIELKLNGHTDMTDREDECELGYWIGKPFWGQGLIPEAAKEMIRHGFEDLGMRAIWCGYYEGNTKSKRVQQKCGFTYFRTTEGLDVPLMGEKRTGHTNLLTKEGWLEHR; encoded by the coding sequence ATGGTGTTGGAAACTGAACGATTGGTGCTTCGTCCGTGGCAAGAGAGCGATGCAGAAAGCTTATTTGAGTATGCCAAGGATAGTGCCATCGGTCCGATAGCCGGATGGCCGGCTCATACGGATGTTGAGCAGAGCAGGTTTGTCATCAAGCATGTCCTTTCCGCTCCCCAAGCGTACGCAGTGTGCTTGAAAACAGATGGGAAAGCCATTGGCGCGATAGAACTGAAGCTGAACGGACATACGGATATGACGGACAGGGAGGATGAGTGTGAACTCGGATACTGGATCGGCAAGCCTTTCTGGGGACAGGGCCTCATTCCTGAAGCGGCAAAAGAGATGATCCGTCACGGTTTCGAGGACCTGGGTATGCGGGCCATCTGGTGCGGGTACTATGAGGGAAATACCAAGTCGAAGCGTGTCCAACAGAAGTGCGGTTTCACCTATTTCAGAACGACAGAGGGCCTTGATGTTCCGCTGATGGGTGAGAAACGGACAGGTCATACGAATCTTCTGACGAAGGAAGGCTGGCTGGAACACCGATAG
- a CDS encoding DUF2442 domain-containing protein produces the protein MSMYMFHKIVSIGALDDHILYAQFEDGVIKSYDVKQLFPKYPSFQQFLTEPDLFSKVHVDTGGYGIVWNEYLDLDSNEIWYNGRTEDSLFSHLLSFSAATSRWSLESSTLRKAIVYGKLIPGRDCCKYGKQWVVTTHAMIREYGQPAHMATESSCSAESGTEYNKP, from the coding sequence ATGAGTATGTATATGTTTCACAAAATTGTAAGCATTGGTGCATTGGATGATCATATTCTGTACGCCCAATTTGAGGATGGGGTGATCAAGTCATACGACGTAAAGCAGCTATTTCCCAAGTACCCTTCTTTTCAACAGTTTCTGACCGAGCCGGACCTATTCTCCAAGGTTCATGTGGATACAGGTGGCTATGGAATAGTGTGGAACGAATACCTTGATTTGGATTCCAATGAAATTTGGTATAACGGCAGAACAGAGGATTCCCTTTTTTCACATCTTCTCTCTTTCAGTGCCGCCACTTCTCGCTGGTCCCTGGAAAGCAGTACGTTGAGGAAAGCAATTGTGTATGGGAAGCTGATTCCAGGGCGGGATTGCTGCAAGTACGGCAAACAATGGGTGGTCACGACGCATGCCATGATCCGTGAATATGGGCAGCCTGCTCACATGGCTACAGAATCTTCGTGTTCTGCAGAGTCAGGAACCGAATACAATAAACCCTGA
- a CDS encoding DUF1905 domain-containing protein, with product MYSFDAVIRKVPDQDGSYVEVPFDLKKEFGKGRMKVYATFDGVPYEGSIVNMGLTHADGTICYILGIRKDIRMQIGKQAGDTVSVTFVER from the coding sequence ATGTACAGCTTTGACGCAGTCATCAGAAAAGTCCCTGACCAGGATGGCTCCTATGTGGAAGTCCCTTTCGATCTCAAGAAAGAGTTTGGCAAGGGCAGGATGAAGGTGTACGCTACCTTTGATGGTGTTCCCTACGAAGGAAGCATCGTGAACATGGGCCTTACCCATGCAGATGGTACCATTTGCTACATCCTCGGCATCAGAAAGGATATCCGCATGCAGATAGGCAAGCAAGCCGGGGATACGGTAAGCGTTACCTTTGTCGAACGCTAG
- a CDS encoding Fic family protein has product MTVLPKLPIDVSKTETIRILKAENKASKALAELKGIANLIPNQSILINAIVLQESKDSSEIENIITTRDTLYRAVSETVKKVDAATKEVMFYREALYTGFNQLRKHGFVSINDIVVIQKTLVQNDAGIRTLPGTKLVNDKTGEVVYTPPQSKEEIDELLKNFTEYLNNDDDTLVKLAILHYQFESIHPFYDGNGRTGRIINILYLILKDHLTVPILYLSSYIIRNKDEYYRLLQKVRTEEAWEEWIMFILQGIEETAKETIQKVKAIKELLDNTLEMVKIQAPKIYSKELVETLFENPYCKIEIVVKHLGVERKAASRYLHQLEDLGILNCVKVGKESIFINIGLMNILKE; this is encoded by the coding sequence ATGACAGTACTCCCAAAATTGCCCATTGATGTAAGCAAAACCGAAACCATTAGGATTCTCAAAGCAGAAAATAAAGCCTCGAAAGCGCTTGCAGAGCTAAAGGGAATAGCGAATCTAATCCCTAATCAGTCGATTTTGATCAATGCGATAGTTCTCCAGGAATCTAAAGACAGCTCGGAAATTGAGAATATCATTACTACGAGAGATACCCTTTACAGGGCTGTTTCAGAGACAGTAAAAAAGGTGGATGCAGCCACAAAAGAAGTTATGTTCTACCGGGAGGCCTTATATACAGGGTTCAATCAGCTTAGGAAGCATGGGTTCGTTTCCATCAACGATATCGTCGTCATTCAGAAAACGCTTGTACAGAATGATGCGGGCATAAGGACTTTACCGGGAACAAAACTTGTGAACGACAAAACGGGGGAGGTTGTTTACACTCCACCTCAGTCAAAAGAAGAGATTGACGAACTTCTAAAGAACTTCACTGAGTATCTGAACAATGATGATGATACCTTGGTAAAGCTTGCAATCCTGCATTACCAATTTGAGAGCATTCATCCTTTCTACGACGGTAATGGAAGAACAGGAAGAATCATCAATATTTTGTATCTTATCCTGAAGGATCACCTTACAGTTCCAATTCTTTACTTGAGTTCGTATATCATCAGAAACAAGGATGAGTATTATAGGCTACTGCAGAAGGTTCGTACCGAAGAGGCCTGGGAAGAATGGATTATGTTCATCTTGCAAGGTATTGAAGAGACTGCAAAAGAAACAATACAGAAAGTAAAGGCCATAAAGGAGCTGCTTGACAATACGCTTGAAATGGTGAAGATCCAGGCTCCAAAAATCTATTCAAAAGAACTTGTGGAAACTCTTTTTGAGAATCCTTATTGCAAAATCGAGATCGTTGTCAAACATCTTGGGGTGGAACGTAAAGCGGCTTCCAGATATCTGCATCAATTGGAAGATCTCGGCATTTTGAACTGTGTTAAAGTTGGAAAAGAAAGTATCTTCATCAATATCGGGTTGATGAATATTCTGAAGGAATGA
- a CDS encoding DUF1801 domain-containing protein: MWTCPTCNRSFARVNQSHSCTVRQKTIEAYVDAQQETHRPALHALHQCILTSMGEVEQRMSWGMPTYYKKGNLLHFSVHANHVTLHVGQEVLTHFSARLEGYTTGKGSIQLPFSKDLDLGLVADIARFVYEQTL; encoded by the coding sequence ATGTGGACATGCCCAACCTGCAACCGAAGTTTTGCAAGAGTAAACCAGAGCCATAGCTGCACGGTTCGCCAAAAGACCATCGAAGCATATGTCGATGCTCAGCAGGAAACGCACAGACCGGCACTGCATGCATTGCACCAGTGCATCCTCACCTCGATGGGAGAAGTCGAACAGCGTATGTCCTGGGGGATGCCCACCTACTACAAAAAAGGTAATCTGCTGCACTTCAGCGTGCATGCAAACCATGTGACGCTGCATGTAGGCCAGGAAGTGCTCACACACTTCTCTGCTCGTCTCGAGGGGTACACGACAGGAAAAGGTTCCATCCAGCTTCCCTTTTCCAAGGACCTCGATCTGGGGCTTGTCGCCGATATTGCACGCTTTGTCTACGAGCAGACCCTATGA
- a CDS encoding M23 family metallopeptidase has product MWQYRVWVFSNRIKYIGIFAYVLSMFLSHPALHYLTLLSLFVVVEIALQPALFFGSVMQLLGMLKLGIRHRFRLPDPQPPDEQCIYDLPFEGSWVVVNGGPVKEFSHSWNIPVQRYAYDVVQMDETCATFQGDERSMESYYCYGKPILCPADGVVVKVVDTNNDSLILGKGRYFCRAKHIAGNHLVIKHSEDRYTVLAHLKKGSICVSKGEYVLRGQKVACCGNTGNSSEPHLHFHMQNTKSFHSSYGLPLRFSHCTCSPCPGYEKSDSRPLQDGQSLPFGYISRGYTVQNTRKEEPDHAPSGHRASGSEHCTREK; this is encoded by the coding sequence ATGTGGCAGTACCGGGTATGGGTTTTCAGCAATCGAATCAAGTATATAGGGATATTCGCCTACGTTCTCAGCATGTTCCTCTCTCATCCGGCGTTGCACTATCTTACTCTGCTTTCCCTGTTTGTGGTGGTGGAAATCGCGTTGCAACCGGCACTCTTTTTCGGCTCGGTGATGCAACTGCTTGGGATGTTGAAACTGGGTATTCGCCATCGGTTCAGACTCCCCGACCCACAACCTCCAGACGAGCAATGTATCTATGACCTTCCGTTTGAAGGCTCATGGGTTGTGGTGAACGGAGGGCCTGTCAAAGAGTTCTCCCACTCATGGAATATTCCTGTCCAACGGTATGCCTATGATGTAGTGCAGATGGACGAAACATGCGCCACGTTCCAAGGAGATGAACGGAGCATGGAGAGCTACTACTGCTATGGGAAACCGATTCTCTGTCCTGCTGACGGGGTGGTGGTCAAAGTAGTGGACACCAACAATGATAGCCTTATTCTTGGAAAAGGCAGGTATTTTTGCAGGGCAAAGCATATTGCAGGGAATCATCTGGTGATCAAGCATAGTGAGGATAGGTATACGGTCCTTGCCCATCTGAAAAAAGGCAGTATCTGTGTCAGCAAAGGCGAGTACGTGCTGAGGGGCCAAAAGGTGGCATGTTGCGGCAATACCGGCAACAGCAGTGAACCACATCTTCACTTCCACATGCAGAATACCAAAAGCTTCCATTCCAGCTATGGATTGCCGCTCAGGTTCTCTCATTGTACATGTTCTCCCTGCCCTGGCTATGAAAAGAGTGATTCAAGACCCCTGCAGGATGGACAAAGCCTGCCATTTGGCTATATCAGTAGAGGATATACAGTACAAAACACCAGAAAGGAGGAACCGGATCATGCACCTTCAGGTCATCGAGCATCAGGGAGTGAGCATTGCACGCGTGAAAAGTGA